From the genome of Verrucomicrobiia bacterium:
CAGCCCCGCTGCCCCCAGCGAAAGAGCCGCGGCAGATGGCCGGATTGCAGCAGGCGGGAGGTCAAGCCCACCAGATTGATGACGGCGAGCCGCTGCATGGCTCAACGCAGGATAACTCAACACCCCTTGAGGCTCCAGAGACTTTTAACCCCGGCGGGTCTTCGCCGGCTCGCGCCATTTCAGAATGTACTCGCGCTGCTGCGGCGTTTCCGGCGAGTCTGGAAAGTACTCGGACTTTTCCACGGTTTTCCACAACCGGGCCAGCTCCTGCAGGGCCTGCTCGCCCGTCATGCCGTGCCGCACCAGGTAACAGCCCACCACCACCCCGGTGCGCCCGATGCCGCCCCAACAGTGCACGTACACCAAACGGCGCTCGGCAATTGCGCGGTCAATCACGTTCAATATTTGCACCATGTAATCCGGCGTGCGGGGCACGCCCGCATCGGGAATCGGCAAGCGCTGATAAATGGGCATCAGCCCCAGCGCCTGCGATTCCTCATATAGAAAATATTCATACGAACGCAGCTCCCCCGGCACGGTGAGATCGAGGAAAAAGTTCACCCCCGCTTCCAAATAAGCGCGCAGGCGTACCCGGGCTTTTGCCGAACGCTGATGGCTGGGATATTCCCCGGCCATAAGCTTGCCCGGCTTGACCCAGTAGGTGTTGGGATTAGGTAACCTATATGGATTATCCCGGCCCATCGGCATGGGCAAACGTATTCACATTTCCGAAATACCCGCAAGGGAAAATAAAAAAACAAACGCACCATCCTGGTCTCGGGGCGCGCACGCGTCCCGCGTGCCGGCTTCGGCGTACCCGCCGAAGCCAAAGCTATGCTCCAATGATTAACAAATTGGCATGATACTCCCCATTTTGCACCTTCGGCTGCGACTATCCGGCTTTGCATTTTGCATTTCCCTATTCCCCTAAATGGCCTTGAAGGAAGTGAGGTTTTGGAGGATATTGGCTTCGGCTCAGCCGGAAACCATGCAAGCGTGGGGAACCATCGGCACGTATGAAGC
Proteins encoded in this window:
- a CDS encoding phosphatase — encoded protein: MAGEYPSHQRSAKARVRLRAYLEAGVNFFLDLTVPGELRSYEYFLYEESQALGLMPIYQRLPIPDAGVPRTPDYMVQILNVIDRAIAERRLVYVHCWGGIGRTGVVVGCYLVRHGMTGEQALQELARLWKTVEKSEYFPDSPETPQQREYILKWREPAKTRRG